A segment of the Carya illinoinensis cultivar Pawnee chromosome 1, C.illinoinensisPawnee_v1, whole genome shotgun sequence genome:
GAACATAATATGTATGGGCTTTTGTtctttgagaaaaataaatctagagACTTGCAAAAAACGTTTCTAGCTAATCATAGGATTGATCTCCCTTCCCTCTGTATAAATCCTCCTTATTCTTTCCTACGACGTGTATGTTTTTTTATACTTCCTCTTGCTTCTTTATGACCTTTGGTCTCCAAATCCCATGGGCGCTCGTGCTTCCCAAACTGTGTCATCCTTGTCGTGCGCCGCACTATCTCAAACTCCATGGCTCATGCTTCCCAGTGACCAGGACGACGATAGTACTGACTCGCTGCTTCTTCAGCCTCGCAGAGAATAAGATTTACAAGATGAAGAACGTGTTCGACGGGCTTCCTGATGCTTGGTGCGTGGGTTCTTCTCCCGGTTGGATGATGGTTTTGGATCGAAGAGGAAACCCACTTCTGTTTAATCCCTTCTGTAAGGCTAAAGTAGAACTTCCGACGTTTCCTCGTGAACTGAAACCCAGCGTTGGTGAAACTTACTTTGTCGAACAGTTGCGGAAGGTTTTCCTCGTCAAGGCTGTCGTGATGTTCGTGAACTAGTCTTGCAGGGTGGTGGTAATCTATGGAATCCAATCAAGCCTTGCATTCTGCACTCTCGAAGATAACACTTGGACTGACCTTGGTGACGAAGGTTACTGCGATATCATATGCTACGAGAATCAGCTTCCTGCACTTGCAGCCAACGGTTCGATCGATCGCAGTATGGGATTTTCGTAGTCCTTTTCCCGCAAAAATCATCACTCCTTCTGCACCAGTTTCCGATGCTGATCACTACATGGACTTTCCACGAAATAAGTTCTTCACTCAATCTTACTTGGTGGAATCACTGGGAGGTCTTTGGCTTGTCGATCGGATCGCCGGCTACTTTGTTAATTCAGAGGGGATAGCAGTGGATGAGTTTGATCTTCTTATCCCTGAGGATACGCAGCCTTTAGTTTGTCCCTACAGAACAAAGCTATTCAACGTCTATGAGTTAGATCACAAACAGGAGACATGGAAGAAAGTGGAATCATTAGGTGATCGGGTCATATATGTGGGTGGAAACTACTCAAAGTCGATGTCCATTCATGATATTGAAGGATGTGAATCGAATACTATCTATTTCTCGGATGAAAACTGGAATCAGGTGGATGAGGATTACATGTATCGAGGTCATGATTTTGGCACGTTCAAGTTGACAGACGGAAGTTTTGAAACACCAGATTATTGTTCGAAGTTTGATCCACCACCCTTTTGGATACTTCCCGCCCGGCGTTGAAGAGCTAGCAGCCATGACAAAACAGTTTTCCTAGCTTCTTGTTTTCCATACATGGTTATAATTAGATCTTTGGTGTTGCTAACCAttagtttcctcttctttcttttcttaaggATACGTACTTATAAATTAACAATCCTCGTTATTGGAAGAATTTGGATGAGTTTcaatttcattaattaattaccaaAGTTAAAGAAGACATGAGGCTTTCCATATAAAggatcatatttattttaacctGTATCAATTGATGACATGGATTAATTTACACGACTGGTTTCTAGCTTGAATATAGCTTAAGACCAAGGAACAATGCATGGTTAGAATAGGGAACAGACGTCGagaattgatgaagaaacaacaTGAATTGTAATTCAATCTAATGTACGTGTGACTATTATTACGCTATTAACTAAACcacaaaaaaaacatataattaacaacttgagaaaattaattaattaaaataaatggaaactaagaaaaaaaaaaaaaaaactgttttttgGCTTTCAATATTTGAGATGAGAAAATCAATCAGCTCCTAATTCACCAGTACTACTGCCATGGTTTTCTTTTCCGTTCACAAGTGGTGCTTTTGATGTTGGTGGGGTAGTGGAATTGTTGCCGTGCTTCGATGCATTTGGATCATAGGTTTTTGTCTTTAGTCTGAAAGAGAACTTTTTCAAGATCGCGTTCCAACTTCCCTTTGTCTTCACTAGCTTGTCAATCTCTTGTTTCATGGTTGAGCATTCTTTCTCGAGCTCAGACACCCGTTCCTTCATGTCATCGACTGCTACAAGGTGACTTTGGGTGGTGCCTGCTTGAATAGAGGCGTTATGTCTGACCAGAGCAAGATTCCCGCTGTGATTTTGAGTGTTCTCAAGGTTGTCAGAGACAAAAAACCAACCAGCAACAGAGGTGCGGAGCCTGAGTTgttcaaagaataaaacttGGACAGTGACACGAAGTGGCAACCTCTCGTTCTGGGCTGCATGGGTGCTGGCTTCCAGGGAGAGCTTCTGGCAGTTCATAAGCCTGCAGAGTTGTTCCCTTTCGGAATCTGTTAGCCAGGGGTGACCCTGAAGTTGAGAAACACTAGTTTTTTTAGGAAAGACAGATAAAATATCCAGCGCGCAATGAATAACTTCAAAGAAAATAATCTAACATGCAGTACAATCTAGTATGATTGTCTTCAGTAAacttgaaaatgaaatgagttcTCAACAAAATTCCTTTCATAATacagtaattttttaattccaCCATGAAAGCAAGTATCATTTCCACCTAAAGGTAAAAGAAATTGCTacttctcaaaagaaaaaaaaaaaaaaaaaaaaaaaaaacagatttatTGCAATTGAAAACCAATTCTCCTTTTAAGACATTTCTATGAAATATACCAGAATTGAGTGTTAATTGCGATGAATGAATCTCAAgagaaactctaaaattaataaaatttaaacgtAGACCTAAGAAGCAAGAGGTGACAAAACAGAATCATTCCTATAAAAGTACGGCAACAGTGCTCCAGTTTGAACTATGTTATCAAAAAACATAGTCTTTGACCAGAACCAAACATCTTTGCAATAAAAGTCTTCAATGAGCAGAAGCAcatatgaaaaattgttttTACCTTGAGAAATATATCAATTGCACGGTAGATTCCATCATCTAATGGCCTCGCATAATCAGGGATAACAGCAGCCAAGGACTCAAATTTTGGTAACTTCAAGTTAACATCAGGTGCCACCTCAGCTAGATAACCATCCACTAAATTAGCCACCCTTGTCATAGGGGTCAGTGGATGTGAAGCTCCCATCAACTGCCCTTCATATACCATACAATTAGTATTAGAATCATGATCCACCAACATGAAGTGATCAAGAATCCGCTGGACACAATCAATATCATAAAGGGTCTCCACTGAGTACCCCATATTTGGTATCAGAAGATCTTCAAGAGCTGCTTGATCCAACTGAGCACCAACCCTTTTCTCTAAATTCTCACGACATGATTGGCTAGCATGTAAAATCATTGATGTTCGCAATAGTCTAAGCAGAAAGTTGGTTGCTGTGACACCCCTTCCAATGGGCAGTAACTCCACTATTTCTTCAAGGAGATTCCTTTGATTCAAGTCAGATGAGGCAGAAATAGCTGATTCTGGGGCATCACGGTTCCCATTCTGGAAGCTTGATTGCCTGCCCAACAATGGGAGATGACTCTTTGCATAGTAGACCACGGACCCAGCAATCCTCTCTGCCTTCATGCCCCTCAATCCAACAGCCAGAATCAATCTTTTATACAGAGGGAATCTCAGAGAGGACACATTCTCATACCACCAATCTTCACTCACAGGATTTGGCTTAGCTGCTGTGCATATTCCATTCCAAATTACAGCTCCACCTGGGCTTTCCACAGCACTGCATCCTGACATGGGCCAACTAAACAAGCTAGGATCTGCACAAGCTTTTATTGCCAAAGAATCAATGCATCTTGAAACAATATGAAGGTCTTCTGCACGTGGCAGAACCTCTTCGCAGGTTTCAAGAGCTTTAATTGAGTCAGtccaataacaaaaaatttcattgagaaaatgttcTGTCTGAATTATGAGATTCCCCTCTCCATAGTCTTCAGTCATCCGAAGATACTCAGCTGCACACCTGAGACTGACTACATTCAATGCAGTGAGCTCCATCTTAACACCATAACAAAACTTGGCTACAAGAAGAAAGGTTTTGGCTCCTCCCGGTATGTCATGAAGCTGCAAAACACACTTCTTCTCATCCTCACCAGAAAGCTCTCCAATAAGATTTTCTAATATTCCGCTCCTGGAAAGCAAGGGAAACTGCAGGGCGTGCCAAGAAAGCAAGGAAATGCAGTATGATAAGTAAACGAGGAATATAACTAAAGATTCCAGAATGCCAAAGATATGCACACAACTTAATGTCTACTAAGAATTGAAGAATCAGGCCGGCCTTTTGACTTTTCAATGGGCAAGACTATATGACAACGCAATAGTATCACaacgaaaaagaagaataatcaTATTCAAGAAAGGAAAACAATAATATGGGTTTCCATACATCCATAATTACAAGAAGTCTAAAAAAATATCGTAATTAAGCTTCTATTCAGTGCACATTGTTTTTATCACTTACCTGTAAACAAATATAATTgacagtttttcttttttttctttttagcttcAAAATTTCAGGGCtacaatgaagaggaagaagatgaagaacaaTATCAGATTGTTTCGTAAATTTATATCACAGATTTAAAAAGGGAAATAACAAGATagagagaaagaaaactttCATTATTGAGCTCCTATTCAGTGCACATTATTGAAcccatcactctctctctctctctctctctctctctctctctctctctctctctctctctctctcatgcatcAATGTTTAAAATCACAGAAGTCGCACAAATAAATGCAGACAAGATGTTTATGAGCACCAGATACTTTGACTATTTCTAGTTATACTTCTTGTAGTGAGGGTTACCTCAAGACACAACACACAACCAAAGGAGATCAGAGACTTAAGGTTGCACTTGAGGTGCTTTCTTCAAGCATCATCTCAATGTAATCTGGATGCAAGCATTGCATGCCTCTTAAAGCATGGCGTTGAGATCCATATATGCCATAAATAATGACAAAGCAAGTAAGAGGACAAAGAAATGGCCCAGTAAAATGCACCTTGTGGAGATGGAAGATCATCTCTCCAACTTCAATGACGACATCGCTAGGAAGCCCAGTTGAGCAAAGCCTGCGAAATTGCATTTGGCTTAGAAGAAATATAGGAGAGAAGAATATATTACTCAAAGACATGTTGTCAACACAATAATGGTCATTAAGTCAGCATTCGGTAATAATTAGGATTCAGAACCAGAAAGGATTCAGAACTGAGAATCATGCATGTAAAATAGCAGCAAGATGAATCTTAACATATGAACAataatcaaatttctcaaatattCTTTAGCTATTTTCGTTCTGATCATAGCACAAATCAATATAATCACAGAGATTTTGTTATTTACCCAACAGGAAACATAAGCTTTTGTTAACCActtatgaagaagaaaaaagttacTTCTATCTATTTCTGTTATTTATCATGGCAGGAACCATGACAAGGCAAGTGTCAATTCAGTTTACATGCAAACATCAATCAAATTAATCTCGCAGTCCTTATCAACTTTTAGGACAATTTTACTGCCATCTTCTCCACTTAaatctgttttattttcttcttcttcttcttctaaacTCCTGTAAATGTTAGTTTGATGGAATTGTATATCTCACCCTGTTACTGAACTGCTACTCCATTCCAACCAAGAAAAAAGAGCCAACGTGGGTAAATACCGCTATAAAATTAACCAGCAAATAATCTCTTCATAACCAGGGAATCCGATCAAGATTTCAGAAATCAATCTGGTGCCCCATAACCTCATTAAAATCCAAGCCAACAAACACAGACTTCCTAAACCCCAGAAACTTCATTGGACATTTCAGCAAAGTATGAGACACTTCAAAACAGACAGTAAAAACCCGATGCCAAATTGTCCCGAGTCGAAAACCCATCTGCCAAGGTATTTGACAGAGTAAATCCGAcaactcaaaattaaaatatttccatatgagagGGAGAGTGCCAGATTCTACTTATCCGAGATTAGAGGGACAGTGCTAGATTCCAGATAGTGAAGGTTAAAACCGGATTACATTATAGAATATCAAAACCTACCCATACAAAAGCCGTGAAGTCCGTAAGAAACACACGGGCATGCTCACTCAGTTAACGACGGTGGTGACAAATTATAAATTCCGATTGGATAATTAAAATGTTTGATCCCtccttattattataatttttttaagtttttatataaaatataataaataattctaatttttttaaaatttaaaaataatattttatccaacttttaacttttatttaaaatcatctttaCCCCCTCTTACCATCAAACTGGAACTAAATATATCGGGTTATTGGCTAATGCAATGAATTACCTCTTTCATAGAGACTCATTTAAAACGTCATAGCATTCCCGTAAATACAATTCACACAATCAATCCCAAAAATTTGAAttcaaatgcaaaacaaaacgaGTACATCACGTAACATCAAATCTTATCACAAACCCACATTGCAATATTTCCATTTTAACAAATTACAATCACCTTATCAAAAAATTGAGGGCAAATATCAAACGGAAAAGAAATACAAAACGATAGCAGAAGCAAGAAATGACTGACCAGGTTTGGCCATCGAGGTGAAAGACTTCGGATTTGGATCCCAGCTTCATGCACGCCATGTCCGACTCAATGACGTCAGCTACTAGAAAATAGAGTTGTAGCCCAATAACAAAGAAGAACGATGAAAGAAGTAAGGGAACAATGTCAATTACGACAGTGATCAAATGGGCAGTGAGCCTAAATGGCTTTTCTCTTGCTCGCTCAAAAAATCTTTCTGTGCGCTATCTTTTCGGTTTTctggttagagagagagagagcgtcgATGGTCCCGAGTCCAAAGCGCAAAATCTAGGAGAAAATTCAGTTACTGATGTTAGACGACAAAGTCAGTGTTTGGGGCGTTCAGAGTTTCGAGTTTAAGCGCACTTCAATGCTTATTTACGTTGAGATTGTAGTACCATATAAATACGTATGCATTTATCGACTGGATCATTCTCTTTTGTCTTCGAAATCATCTATATTCCAATGTTTATCCATTTTAAGAATGCGGGCCTGGTTGGGTTGAATGTCCTTTGCACTTGCCgtcttaataataaatatttttaattgtaattcattttaagaaatgattttctGCCTcctaaattttcaaatctcatcGTCCCAAATTCCCAATTATGGTACGTCTTAAATGTTATCGTGCAAGTGTTTTAACTCAGTaaaccatttttttaaatttgttactAAATGTAATTAAAGatgatgaaatttaaaattaagatttgaGTTCGATATATAATAAATGTCAAGAAACATAATGTTTTATATTGGTAACATTAGTAAttataaacaccacatcaacattttttagtattagtgttggtttagttatataaaattaaactatttcatcatcttatcattataatttttttaaattattacataaaatataataaataattcaactttttcaaatctcaaaataaaatttatattaaaaaaattatattataataatattttattaacctTTCAACAaaaatcttatcttatcttaactgTAAAATCAATTGAGATAAAGAGTTatcctataaaaaatatttttatcccgCTTCTTCCATATTGTTGATgtgatattattcattattaaatAGATTAACTCTTATATAattgatatataataataatatcacatTAAGCAAGTTTGATGGAATAGGATTTTTATAATATCAAAGGTGGGATTACAGTCTCTTGCTGAAATAAATTATCATTCCAATACTCTTACAGGAAAAGTTGAGTATATTTTGCTTTGGAGTCCCATTATTATATTGGGCCCAAAATGCTAGCCCAAAACAAATGCAGATGACCAACCATGTCACGAAAAATGAGCCCAAACTAATTTAACACGCCAACAAACTCACTGTACCTCTACTCTATCTCGCCCTGCTTCTAGTCTTCGGCCTTCGCAGTTCGTCAACTACGACGAGGAGAGGAGCGCATCCATGGAAGCTATGCTCAGAATCCGAGCTGCCTTGCTTCTCTCTGCCTTAGCTCTTCTCTCTCTGTTCGTTAGATCCTACTCTCAGGAGATTCAGATCGCCAACGCTGAGCGCCGAGTAAGCCTGAAAATAATTCCCTATTTCGCTTGCAGACTACTCATTTTCGTAATATTTAGTCGTAGATTCAGATATTTCTAATTAGCTTTTTTTTACTTGATAATGCATACTATTGCATCTTATAAGATAATGAAACTAGAGAAAAACGATTTCGATCGGAAACCTGTGTAATGCGTTCCAATTTGCATGTTCgagtttgatttgttttgttatTAGAATACAATGGGTTCATCTTGACGAATTTTTTTAGATGCTTGCTAGTTATAATATTTCAAATCAAAATATGGACCTAGGATTCTCCGTTCTTATCTGTCGCGGCTGCTCGCTTTTGGCATTGTtactttaatattaattttttattccgACAATTATCATTAAATACTTCAAgttttttttggtcttttccGAAGCTTGGGACAGAAATACTCGGAAATGTTTTTAGTacacaaactagtgtttggtcTTTACGAAAAAACTTAGGACAGAAAAAAGTGGGACATATTTTTAGAGCATAAACCGGTATGTTCGTGATGATCAGAAGCCGAGTATCAAAGGGCTCCTCTCAACTAAGCCTAGATGTAATTATTTGAATCATTTGAGCTTAACTTTTGTACccttgatattttaagaaatacATTTAGATAAGAATCCTACACCTACATAATTCTTACCCTCCATTTTGTTGGCAATCTAAGGAATTCTATAAATTTTTGTATCACATTTGTAACGGtcctctcattttattattctcgttttatattttcttttctggtAGATGTACTCATAACTTTTTCATTGCCACATTGGATCTTAGATGATAGCCCAAGGAAGCCTGATTGATTTTCTGCTGATAtttccttctgtttcttcatctctGAAGCCGCATCTTTCAGTTACTGTCACCACTAATTTGCTGATCATGCTTGCAGATTGACTTGACTTCTCACATTGTTAAGGTGTTCCTAACCTTGAAGGTATTTATTTCTAATGCTTCTTCAATTGATTTCACACAGTATCAGTATTTGAAataagtttgtttttgtttttttttttcctttctcaaatTCTATTTGAATTAGGGTGGGGAGCTTGAggctttgtattttatttatttatttatcatcatcatcatcatcatcatcattattattatcatcatcatcatcttcgtcgtcgtcgtcgttgTTGTTTTTTTCTAAGTATTATTGGTGTTGCTGTTATTGTTTTTGTTAGTGTTATTTTGAGATTCCCTTGTTGGGCTTGTatctaattttattcttttaacttGAATTAACTTTTGGGAAAATTACAAATCATGTCCATGTGGTTACGAGTATTGTGAGTAAACCTTCTCATGATTTTTCTGGCTCAATTGATAGATTCTCCCTCTTGACATGCACATATCACATAAAACATGAAATTTGCCCTCATCTAGCCCCCAAGATGTGTGGGAACTTAACCAGTCTATTTCTGTACCCAAGAACAGAGTTGTTTTGCTGTCCTTTCAATGAATCTATAAAGCTCATTGAGGGCTATGAGGCCTAATTTCACGTTTCATGTGAACGGGCATGCCACGTGGAAGGAAGAACCCATCAAAGATGGAATGTATGAAGATTTCATTTTATTCCAAACCATGTGGGAGTACAGTGACAGTTTTGTAATGAGAGTAATTAGTTATTATTTCTAACCACGAGGtggaaatttgatattttaCCACTACATGTCAAGTTAATGTCATGGAATTTCTgtcatttattataaatattttgcaaAAACTGGCAACCAAATCTTTATCAAACTTCCTAATTATTCGTTTGAATTTCTGTATCTATGTTTATGGTCTTAAATTCTACAGTTGATCTCTTATGGTGGGGAGGGGTTTAGGAACCGACTAGAACAGAATTACAATTCCCAACCTTGTTTGAATAGGCTAATTAtggaattatattttcaatttgagaTCCCATATTCAAAGGAGCGTTTTCTCCCTTGCACAAACTCATGCAGAGAAATATCTTTGTGTAGTATAGAAGTTAAAGGTTTGAGAGCTCTCTTGTGATCTTCTCTGCTCTGGATTTTGACTATGTCTACCAAATCACACAAATATTGTGTTTCAGGtgtgatagttttttttttttttttcttattttcccaCTTCCATAATCGTAGTCTAAGGGCTTGCCACCTCTTTGTCCCTGCTCttaaatttatgataaaatgctTAAAATAATATCACCGACTTGGTGGCTAAATTTTGGCACAATTCAATTCAGAGTGCCTGTTGAAACCAAAATTTATTCTCTTGGTCTAAATTTTGAAACCAAagtctttttttataagtaagaaaattttaaaccaTGGTTTTAGTGAAGGTTCATACTGATTATTGAAAATATGTATTAATTTCTACGTTAAGTGCTAGAAAGTGCAAATATTTTGGTGCAGATATTTGATTGATGGTTTTCTTTCAGGTAGAAAATGTTGGGACATCTCCTGCTTCAGAAATACTTCTGGCATTTCCTCCCACTCAAGTTGATCAGCTAGCACTTGTCAAAGCTGCAGCAACTGTCGGAAAACGGAAGAAGAAAAGTTATTTGGCCCTTGATGTGATTCCAACTGAGCTACCTGATGCACCAAATGGAACTAAGTATTTCTCTATATCTTTACTCAACCCATTAAGCACAGGCGAAACTGCAACACTAGAAGTTCTTTACATATTGACACATTCTCTGGAACCTTTTCCAGCAGAAATAAGTCAATCAGAGTCACAGTTGGTCTACTATCGTGATAGTGCACTAATATTATCGCCATATCACATTAAGAAACAAACAACTTTTTTCAAGACTCCAAGCTCTAAATTGGAATCATTCACAAGAGTGGAACCAACCAACCGTGCCGGTACAGAGCTGAAATATGGACCATATGAAAATCATCCTCCATATTCATTCTTGCCCATACTACTTCATTTTGAGAACAACAATCCATTTGCCATTGTTGAGGAGCTTGTCCGTGAAGTGGAAATATCTCACTGGGGTAATCTGCAGATCACAGAGAGTTACAAGTTGGCACATGCAGGTGCTCGACACAAAGGCATGTTTTCGAGGTAaggtttattgttgttttatgtcATATATTCCTCTTAGTCCTTTGgattatatgaaaatgttgTCTCCTTTATGGCTAGAATTGGCTTTGATTTCATTATAAACTAAATTTCAAGCTTTCATTCAACGTGTTATATAAACAGATATAGTGTTGTATTAATATGGCATCACACtgcaatatcaatatttttttctagtcttttttcctttttccttttgatttatCACTTGATAgctctaataataaaaaaaatggcatttcccatttatttgttttggttattttttctctcttgatGTTTGCTTCATTTGAATGTTCATACTTCTTAAGTTTCCTTCTGGCAGGGTTGAATATCAATCTAGGCCATCTATTAGCGGGGTGTCTTCATTTAAAAATCTTTTAGCAAGGCTACCTCCTAGAGTTCACTCTGTCTACTACCGTGACGAAATAGGGAATATCTCATCCTCACATTTGCGTACAGATCCCTGGAAGGTAGCGTGTGATCTCTTAACTTAGATTTTAGAAGATCATTTGAGGAAATTAGTGTGGAAAAATATACTTATGTAACCCTTCCTCCCCCCAAAAAAGGTTAAATGTGTTTTCAGACATCGTAATTACCATTTGTTCTTACAGTCAGAACTTGAGATTGAGCCACGTTATCCTTTATTTGGAGGTTGGAAAGCTACTTTTGTCATTGGATATGGGCTCCCATTGGAAGACTTCCTTTTTGAGTCACCTGATGGCAAGCGATACCTCAACTTCAGTTTTGGATGTCCTCTTGTGGAGACAGTGGTGAACAAATTGACTGTTAAAGTGAGTTCAGTGACATGAGTCTGCGTTCATATTATCGCTGTCTTATTTTTTCCACTTATCGCTTCAAGGCTTATGTTTATATGTTTACTACCTGTCACAATCCAGGTTGCACTGCCAGAGGGAGCAAAAGACCCTTCTGCTGTCATTCCTTTCCCGGTGGAGCAGCATCTGGAGGTAACCTAACTTGTcaattcacacacacacacacacatgcacacaggCGCAGAAACTCAACAGTGTGTCAACTCGCTTTGATCAAAACCTACTTATATATTGAAGTCTATTACTTTTGTCCTTTTTTGAATTTGAGAATGacaatatatttgtgttttcaAGGTGCTAAAACTCTAGACTTTTTGTTCTATTTAAATAAACTTTTAATGGTTTGCCATTTTAGGCACTGTGCTGTTAACTTATTTGTTGTTGCTATATAAAGGCATCGTTTAGCAGAATTTACAGCATCAGAAATTTATGGACCAACTAGAAATATTTACATTTGGTGCCTGCAGACCAAATATTCTTATCTTGACATCGTTGGGAGGACTGTGGTGGTTCTGGAAAAGAACAACGTGGTTCCTGAGCACAACTCTCCATTCCAGGTGATTGATAAACATGTTGTAGAACCATACACTGACTTGAAATGTTTTCTATTTAGTCTCAAGGGTAAAATGACGTAGTGTTCTACTAGTTCTCCCAAATCTAGGTGTTTGGGCTCTGCTCACATATCCAAGCCCAATGTGGCAGTTACAATATAATCATAATTGTtgatttccatttctttttttctttttgggcatAAGTAAACAGGGTCTGTTAAAACAATTAATGTGTTGTTTCTTCTTTAGCAGGGACATCTGCTATTATCATACTGAAACAAATAGCCAGTTTCTAAACAAGTTACCATACCTGCTcaatgctatttgcaatttttagTTTGTATGGTAACTGATAGTCAGTACTCGTC
Coding sequences within it:
- the LOC122289233 gene encoding dolichyl-diphosphooligosaccharide--protein glycosyltransferase subunit 1B, giving the protein MEAMLRIRAALLLSALALLSLFVRSYSQEIQIANAERRIDLTSHIVKVFLTLKVENVGTSPASEILLAFPPTQVDQLALVKAAATVGKRKKKSYLALDVIPTELPDAPNGTKYFSISLLNPLSTGETATLEVLYILTHSLEPFPAEISQSESQLVYYRDSALILSPYHIKKQTTFFKTPSSKLESFTRVEPTNRAGTELKYGPYENHPPYSFLPILLHFENNNPFAIVEELVREVEISHWGNLQITESYKLAHAGARHKGMFSRVEYQSRPSISGVSSFKNLLARLPPRVHSVYYRDEIGNISSSHLRTDPWKSELEIEPRYPLFGGWKATFVIGYGLPLEDFLFESPDGKRYLNFSFGCPLVETVVNKLTVKVALPEGAKDPSAVIPFPVEQHLETKYSYLDIVGRTVVVLEKNNVVPEHNSPFQVYYNFNPIFMLAEPLMLTSVFFLLFIACLAYLHVDLSLRK